A window of Halostella salina contains these coding sequences:
- a CDS encoding adenylosuccinate synthase: protein MTVTIVGAQLGDEGKGGVVDLYGDAADVVARYQGGDNAGHTVVHGGETYKLSLVPSGAVRGKVGVLGNGCVVNPATLFEEIDTLREKGLDPDVRIARRAHVILPYHRVLDGIEEDVKSDDDLAAGTTGRGIGPTYEDKMGRRGVRVGDLLDPDTLRDRLEYVVPQKRALAEDVYGIETGEAFDVDHLYDSYREYGERLAEEGMTVNAGEFLADRIADGENVMMEGAQGTLIDIDHGIYPYVTSSNPTAGGACVGTGLAPTTVGQGEVIGIVKAYLSRVGTGPLPTELAGVEGQTPGYSGDSDAEAEELATYIRDEGGEYGTVTGRPRRVGWLDMPMLRHAARVSGFTGLAVNHIDVLAGLDEVKVGHTYDLDGEERDSVPATTERWGRCEPNYRTFDGWPEVDWSAVAAEGYGAIPENARAYLEYVSDELDTPVYAVGVGPGRDDTVVVERPF, encoded by the coding sequence ATGACCGTTACCATCGTCGGTGCCCAGCTGGGCGACGAGGGCAAGGGCGGCGTCGTCGACCTCTACGGCGACGCGGCCGACGTCGTCGCGCGGTATCAGGGCGGCGACAACGCGGGCCACACCGTCGTTCACGGTGGCGAGACGTACAAGCTATCGCTCGTTCCGAGCGGTGCCGTCCGCGGGAAGGTCGGGGTTCTCGGCAACGGCTGTGTCGTCAACCCGGCGACGCTGTTCGAGGAGATCGACACGCTCCGCGAGAAGGGGCTCGATCCGGACGTCCGCATTGCCCGCCGGGCACACGTCATCCTCCCGTACCACCGAGTGCTCGACGGCATCGAGGAGGACGTGAAAAGCGACGACGACCTCGCGGCGGGGACCACCGGACGCGGCATTGGCCCCACCTACGAGGACAAGATGGGTCGCCGCGGCGTCCGCGTCGGCGACCTGCTCGACCCCGACACGCTCCGTGACCGGCTGGAGTACGTCGTCCCCCAGAAGCGTGCGCTCGCCGAGGACGTGTACGGCATCGAGACCGGCGAAGCGTTCGACGTCGACCACCTCTACGACAGCTACCGGGAGTACGGCGAACGCCTCGCCGAGGAGGGAATGACCGTGAACGCCGGCGAGTTCCTCGCCGACCGCATCGCGGACGGCGAGAACGTGATGATGGAGGGCGCACAGGGGACCCTCATCGACATCGACCACGGCATCTACCCTTACGTCACTTCCTCGAACCCCACTGCCGGCGGTGCCTGCGTCGGGACGGGCCTCGCACCCACCACCGTCGGCCAGGGCGAGGTCATCGGCATCGTCAAGGCGTATCTCTCCCGGGTCGGCACCGGCCCCCTGCCTACGGAACTCGCCGGCGTCGAGGGGCAGACGCCGGGCTACTCCGGCGACAGCGACGCCGAGGCGGAGGAACTCGCCACCTACATCCGGGACGAGGGCGGTGAGTACGGCACCGTCACCGGCCGCCCGCGACGCGTCGGGTGGCTCGACATGCCGATGCTCCGCCACGCAGCCCGCGTGAGCGGGTTTACCGGCCTCGCGGTCAATCACATCGACGTGCTCGCCGGCCTGGACGAGGTGAAGGTCGGCCACACGTACGACCTCGACGGCGAGGAGAGAGACAGCGTTCCCGCCACGACCGAACGCTGGGGCCGGTGCGAGCCGAACTACCGGACGTTCGACGGGTGGCCGGAGGTCGACTGGAGCGCAGTCGCCGCCGAGGGGTACGGGGCGATCCCCGAGAACGCACGGGCGTATCTGGAGTACGTCAGCGACGAACTCGACACGCCGGTCTACGCCGTCGGGGTCGGCCCGGGGCGCGACGACACGGTCGTCGTCGAGCGCCCGTTCTGA
- a CDS encoding aldo/keto reductase: protein MDRRRLGSTGWDVTKVGLGTWEVGSDWGDVSEAEGRKAVRTALDAGINFLDTADVYGDGRSERIIREVLDEYDPDERVYVATKAGRRLDPHDAERYDEGNLRRFVNRSRDNLGVDSLDLVQLHCPPTDAYYQPETFDALATLSDEGRIDHYGVSVERVEEGLKAIEYPGVETVQIIFNPFRQRPADLFLDRAAERDVGVIVRVPLASGLLTGKLSRDAEFPENDHRNYNRDGEAFDVGETFAGVPFETGLDAVEELRPAVPDDATMAQTALRWILDHDAVSTVIPGSTTPEHIRDNVAAADLPPLSAAQREAVDEVYEEYVKEHVHHRW, encoded by the coding sequence ATGGACCGACGCAGACTCGGATCGACTGGATGGGACGTGACGAAGGTCGGCCTCGGAACGTGGGAGGTCGGCAGCGACTGGGGCGACGTGTCCGAGGCCGAGGGCCGCAAGGCGGTCCGGACGGCGCTGGACGCCGGTATCAACTTCCTCGACACCGCGGACGTGTACGGCGACGGCCGGAGCGAGCGCATCATCCGCGAGGTGCTGGACGAGTACGACCCGGACGAGCGCGTGTACGTGGCGACGAAGGCCGGGCGGCGGCTCGACCCGCACGACGCCGAACGGTACGACGAGGGGAACCTCCGGCGGTTCGTGAACCGGAGCCGCGACAACCTCGGCGTCGACTCGCTCGACCTCGTGCAGCTGCACTGCCCGCCGACCGACGCCTACTACCAGCCCGAGACGTTCGACGCGCTGGCGACGCTGTCCGACGAGGGCCGGATCGACCACTACGGCGTCTCCGTCGAGCGCGTCGAGGAAGGGCTGAAAGCCATCGAGTACCCGGGCGTCGAGACCGTTCAGATCATCTTCAACCCGTTCCGACAGCGCCCGGCCGACCTGTTTCTCGACCGCGCGGCGGAACGCGACGTCGGCGTCATCGTCCGTGTCCCGCTGGCCTCGGGCCTGCTGACCGGGAAGCTCTCGCGCGACGCGGAGTTCCCCGAGAACGACCACCGCAACTACAACCGCGACGGCGAGGCGTTCGACGTGGGCGAGACGTTCGCGGGCGTGCCGTTCGAGACCGGGCTGGACGCCGTCGAGGAACTCCGGCCGGCGGTGCCGGACGACGCGACGATGGCACAGACCGCGCTCCGCTGGATCCTCGACCACGACGCCGTCTCGACGGTGATCCCCGGCTCCACGACGCCGGAGCACATCCGCGACAACGTCGCCGCCGCGGACCTGCCGCCGCTCTCCGCGGCCCAGCGCGAGGCGGTCGACGAGGTGTACGAGGAGTACGTGAAAGAGCACGTCCACCATCGGTGGTGA
- a CDS encoding DUF7527 domain-containing protein, protein MNTRTEERVGDWRTRSVADGYDGLRDLADEGFSGAVRARGATLFMLNGRIVGVFEGSIEDFETADATAHVAPDPSLPLLFTMLEKGGDQRAKYYTEDTPVDEADGTLSSGSFTGYIELSENVLSGDYYVAYYGGKSMSCAFVGNREELITGDEAFERASDEVGIYEVRDVDIEVTDVPEPAADESDDGAGAAAGAGLANGGTETDAGSADGIDPTATAGNQRPAAGVDATDSGTEQTPDPADHAPDAADPSETQQTEAEAADTASADATSGQRSTTPDVDPTAGQSPDRDGGRATEGTDPDEPERASDPDRDRRDRGRNGEATETTSTEDPTAAEGRGTQADTAPTPTDGRVEGTRDASPSIDRAERPDRGSGPSETAAGTERTAESIDPSQPTDPGSAVDPDTDTDQSSEAATSSGTGTTPNVDRAEQGEATAVDPEPDSTPARDADVTAESATESGDEGRESWDADLGSAGSSPEPDDSDPEPTVTEEREWQEARTIPALDPDRTSTGDDGSNDRSRTESAARNSATRNSDAGSTDRQSAAATEDRTRRASETEAGAASAGQRTRQDEALEQEVLEREDKIDQLQQHVTDLKTERDELREERDELRSENESLSERVTELEAEIQRLEGEVERLETELTEAQRAAGGAPNADRRIGEAEALQGTNLFVRYASKGDATLEDAHAGDADADDVNANLRLEHHTQFESGNVAVEGKAFDEFLTGTLEFNFVDWIVGGLLYEIRDTGHAGSLERLYDAIPEIDRAELKGSVSLVYQENGDEVREQKQFDVVLRDRMGNPLIVADLNDSRQPVTESGMATLESSASRVKETNDRLSAAFVVTSSFFEPGALETAAEATSGSFLSRDSKKSFVKLSRKDGYHLCLVEARGTDFHINVPEL, encoded by the coding sequence ATGAATACGCGCACGGAGGAACGGGTCGGCGACTGGCGTACCCGGTCGGTCGCGGACGGGTACGACGGGTTGCGCGACCTCGCGGACGAGGGGTTTTCCGGTGCGGTCCGGGCGCGGGGCGCGACGCTGTTCATGCTGAACGGGCGGATCGTGGGGGTGTTCGAGGGGTCCATCGAGGACTTCGAGACAGCCGACGCGACCGCACACGTCGCCCCGGACCCGTCGCTCCCGCTCCTCTTTACGATGCTGGAGAAGGGCGGTGACCAGCGAGCGAAGTACTACACCGAGGACACGCCGGTCGACGAGGCCGACGGAACGCTCTCGTCCGGCTCTTTCACCGGCTACATCGAACTGAGCGAGAACGTTCTCAGCGGCGACTACTACGTCGCCTACTACGGCGGCAAGTCGATGAGCTGTGCGTTCGTCGGCAACCGCGAGGAACTGATCACCGGCGACGAGGCGTTCGAGCGCGCCAGCGACGAGGTCGGCATCTACGAGGTCCGCGACGTGGACATCGAGGTCACCGACGTCCCCGAACCGGCGGCGGACGAGTCCGACGACGGCGCTGGAGCCGCGGCCGGAGCGGGGCTGGCAAACGGCGGCACCGAGACGGATGCGGGGTCGGCAGACGGGATCGACCCGACGGCGACCGCCGGGAACCAGCGCCCGGCCGCCGGCGTGGACGCGACCGATTCCGGCACGGAGCAGACACCGGATCCCGCGGACCACGCCCCCGACGCGGCGGACCCGTCCGAGACACAGCAGACTGAGGCGGAGGCAGCCGACACGGCGTCTGCGGACGCCACGTCCGGACAGCGTTCGACGACCCCGGACGTAGACCCCACGGCCGGGCAGTCGCCCGACCGGGACGGCGGACGGGCCACGGAGGGGACCGACCCGGACGAGCCGGAGCGGGCGAGCGACCCGGACCGCGACCGCCGCGATCGCGGACGGAACGGGGAGGCGACTGAGACGACGTCGACCGAGGATCCGACGGCCGCAGAGGGGCGGGGGACACAGGCTGACACCGCCCCGACGCCCACCGACGGACGGGTGGAGGGAACCCGCGACGCTTCGCCGTCGATCGACCGGGCGGAACGCCCGGACCGTGGCTCCGGCCCCTCGGAGACGGCCGCCGGGACGGAACGGACAGCCGAGAGCATCGACCCGTCGCAGCCGACCGACCCCGGCAGTGCGGTCGACCCGGATACCGACACCGACCAGTCTTCCGAGGCGGCTACGTCCTCGGGCACCGGGACGACGCCGAACGTAGACCGGGCCGAACAGGGCGAGGCGACCGCCGTCGACCCGGAGCCTGACAGTACACCTGCCCGCGACGCCGACGTGACGGCGGAGTCGGCGACTGAAAGCGGGGACGAGGGACGCGAGAGCTGGGACGCGGACCTCGGGTCCGCAGGGTCGTCGCCGGAGCCGGACGACTCGGACCCGGAACCGACCGTCACCGAGGAACGGGAGTGGCAGGAGGCTCGCACGATCCCCGCGCTGGACCCTGATCGGACGAGTACCGGCGACGACGGGTCGAACGACCGGTCGCGAACGGAGTCGGCGGCGCGAAACAGCGCGACACGAAACAGCGACGCCGGGAGTACGGACCGACAGTCCGCCGCCGCAACCGAAGACCGTACTCGGCGCGCATCCGAGACCGAGGCCGGGGCCGCGAGCGCAGGGCAGCGCACCCGCCAGGACGAGGCGCTCGAACAGGAGGTCCTCGAACGCGAGGACAAGATCGACCAGCTCCAACAGCACGTCACCGACCTGAAAACCGAGCGAGACGAACTGCGTGAGGAGCGCGACGAGCTACGGAGCGAGAACGAGTCGCTCTCGGAGCGCGTGACCGAACTGGAGGCCGAGATACAGCGCCTCGAAGGCGAAGTCGAGCGGCTGGAGACCGAACTGACGGAGGCACAGCGGGCCGCCGGCGGCGCGCCGAACGCGGACCGGCGGATCGGCGAGGCCGAGGCCCTGCAGGGGACGAACCTGTTCGTTCGCTACGCGTCGAAAGGCGACGCGACGCTCGAGGACGCCCACGCCGGGGACGCCGACGCCGACGATGTCAACGCCAACCTCCGGCTGGAACACCACACGCAGTTCGAGAGCGGCAACGTCGCCGTCGAGGGGAAAGCGTTCGACGAGTTCCTCACCGGCACGCTGGAGTTCAACTTCGTCGACTGGATCGTCGGCGGCCTGCTGTACGAGATCCGGGACACGGGCCACGCCGGCTCGCTGGAGCGACTGTACGACGCCATCCCGGAGATCGACCGCGCGGAGCTGAAGGGGAGCGTCAGCCTCGTGTACCAGGAGAACGGCGACGAGGTGCGCGAACAGAAGCAGTTCGACGTGGTGCTGCGCGACCGGATGGGCAACCCCCTGATCGTCGCGGACCTGAACGACTCGCGCCAGCCGGTCACCGAGAGCGGGATGGCGACGCTGGAGAGCAGCGCGTCCCGCGTCAAGGAGACGAACGACCGTCTGAGCGCCGCCTTCGTCGTCACCTCCTCGTTCTTCGAGCCGGGCGCGCTGGAGACGGCCGCGGAGGCGACCAGCGGGAGCTTCCTGAGTCGGGACTCGAAGAAGAGCTTCGTGAAGCTATCCAGGAAGGACGGGTATCATCTGTGTCTCGTGGAGGCCCGCGGCACGGACTTCCACATCAACGTCCCGGAACTCTAG
- a CDS encoding UPF0058 family protein, which yields MHKDELLELHEQMVTIMENVAEREEVDPELFDPYYQLDVDPSHVHKSKSEHKHAVFVLGNALATAMSEDEFSSAGRIGKRMEELADDAEQRI from the coding sequence ATGCACAAAGACGAGCTGCTCGAACTGCACGAACAGATGGTGACGATCATGGAGAACGTCGCCGAGCGCGAGGAGGTCGACCCGGAGCTGTTCGACCCCTACTACCAGCTCGACGTCGACCCCTCGCACGTCCACAAGTCGAAGAGCGAGCACAAACACGCCGTCTTCGTGCTCGGTAACGCGCTCGCCACGGCGATGAGCGAGGACGAGTTCTCCAGCGCCGGCCGGATCGGCAAGCGGATGGAGGAGCTGGCCGACGACGCCGAGCAGCGCATCTGA
- a CDS encoding potassium channel family protein, producing MSKWRRRTGLYLVSLATVIVVYALAYHAGMALLENRPQPFLHSLQVVVETFTTTGYGSDAPWSSPAMNVFVILMDLTGVLLIFMALPVFVFPLFEEALQTRAPRSVDGLSDHVVVCEYTAHGEALVDELETRDEEYVVVESDPSTAADLHENGLSVIAGEPESTATLERAAVDEATAVVADAGDERNASIVLSAREVDPDVQVVSLVEDSDNADYHRYAGADDVLSPERILGESLADKITAAVDSPVGEAVAEDFEIAELTVRDDCELAGTRLVDSGIRERTGANVVGVWDGGEFRSPPPPTFRLTAGTVLVAAGRDSDLQSLRGLTLSTKRRPSRADVVVLGAGEVGSQVVDALAAADVGATVVDRKAGPTVDVVGDATEERTLREAGVTDATTVVLTLGTDTATTFATLVVSELAPDVEVVCRADDAESVPKLRRAGADYVLALTTVSGRMLASTVLDEDVLSLDTQIEVVRTPVPALAGQSLGGANVRKRTGCTVVAVERDGEVTTDLDPSYRFRADDEVVVTGTDTDVNRFTALATRND from the coding sequence ATGAGCAAGTGGCGCCGGCGGACCGGACTGTATCTCGTCTCGCTGGCCACCGTCATCGTCGTCTACGCGCTGGCGTACCACGCCGGGATGGCACTTCTGGAGAACCGGCCGCAGCCGTTCCTCCACTCGCTGCAGGTCGTAGTTGAGACGTTCACGACGACCGGCTACGGCTCCGACGCCCCGTGGTCGTCGCCCGCGATGAACGTCTTCGTCATCCTGATGGACCTGACCGGCGTCCTCCTCATCTTCATGGCCCTGCCCGTGTTCGTGTTCCCGCTGTTCGAGGAGGCCCTGCAGACGCGCGCGCCGCGCTCGGTCGACGGGCTGTCGGACCACGTCGTCGTCTGTGAGTACACCGCCCACGGCGAGGCGCTCGTCGACGAACTGGAGACCCGGGACGAGGAGTACGTCGTCGTCGAATCGGACCCGTCGACGGCCGCCGACCTCCACGAGAACGGGCTGTCGGTGATCGCCGGCGAGCCCGAGTCGACGGCGACGCTGGAGCGGGCGGCCGTCGACGAGGCGACCGCCGTCGTCGCGGACGCCGGCGACGAGCGCAACGCGAGCATCGTCCTCTCGGCCCGGGAGGTCGACCCGGACGTGCAGGTCGTCAGCCTCGTGGAGGACAGCGACAACGCCGACTACCACCGCTACGCGGGCGCGGACGACGTTCTCTCCCCGGAGCGGATCCTCGGCGAGAGCCTCGCGGACAAGATCACTGCGGCGGTCGACTCGCCGGTCGGTGAGGCGGTGGCGGAGGACTTCGAAATCGCCGAACTCACCGTGCGCGACGACTGCGAACTCGCCGGGACACGCCTCGTCGACAGCGGGATCCGCGAGCGAACGGGCGCGAACGTCGTCGGCGTCTGGGACGGCGGCGAGTTCCGAAGCCCGCCGCCGCCGACGTTTCGGCTGACCGCGGGTACTGTCCTCGTTGCCGCGGGGCGGGACTCGGACCTGCAGTCGCTCCGCGGCCTCACGCTGTCGACGAAGCGCCGGCCCTCGCGGGCCGACGTCGTCGTCCTCGGCGCGGGCGAGGTCGGGTCGCAGGTGGTCGACGCGCTGGCGGCCGCCGACGTGGGGGCGACGGTCGTCGACCGGAAGGCGGGACCGACCGTCGACGTGGTCGGCGACGCGACGGAGGAGCGGACGCTCCGGGAGGCCGGGGTCACCGACGCGACCACCGTGGTCCTGACGCTCGGAACGGACACGGCGACGACGTTTGCCACGCTCGTCGTCTCGGAACTGGCCCCGGACGTGGAGGTCGTCTGTCGCGCCGACGACGCCGAGAGCGTGCCGAAACTCCGCCGCGCGGGGGCCGACTACGTGCTTGCACTGACCACGGTGAGCGGCCGGATGCTCGCCTCGACGGTGCTCGACGAGGACGTGCTCTCCCTCGACACCCAGATCGAAGTGGTCCGGACGCCGGTGCCCGCGCTCGCCGGGCAGTCGCTCGGCGGCGCGAACGTCCGGAAGCGGACCGGCTGTACCGTCGTCGCCGTCGAACGCGACGGCGAGGTGACGACCGACCTCGACCCGTCGTACCGCTTCCGGGCCGACGACGAGGTGGTCGTCACGGGCACCGACACGGACGTGAACCGCTTTACCGCGCTGGCGACACGGAACGACTGA
- a CDS encoding DUF998 domain-containing protein, giving the protein MTDLRRVAAATGLVAPIVAVGSFMLATLVSPSFTWAGAALSDMGRPGEPTYWLFNGGLVVAGVVGVPFAYALAGAARNAVHRAGVAAFVVAVVCMGLVGVLHLPRAGHGAVAIGHYLFATVTMLVWGAGDLRAGERRRGLATVGLGVGHVAMWVGWGLTLAPAYFAAAEAAGAAMFAGWLLGTARLLSGSLSRSVSPAR; this is encoded by the coding sequence ATGACGGATCTCCGACGGGTCGCGGCCGCGACCGGTCTCGTCGCGCCGATAGTCGCGGTCGGGTCGTTCATGCTTGCGACGCTGGTCTCGCCGTCGTTCACCTGGGCCGGGGCCGCACTCTCGGACATGGGCCGGCCCGGCGAACCGACGTACTGGCTGTTCAACGGCGGACTGGTCGTCGCCGGCGTCGTCGGCGTCCCGTTCGCCTACGCGCTCGCCGGCGCGGCCCGGAACGCGGTCCACCGCGCGGGCGTCGCCGCCTTCGTCGTCGCGGTCGTCTGTATGGGGCTGGTGGGCGTCCTCCATCTCCCGCGGGCCGGACACGGCGCAGTGGCGATCGGCCACTACCTGTTCGCGACGGTGACGATGCTGGTGTGGGGTGCCGGCGACCTCCGTGCCGGGGAGCGACGGCGAGGACTCGCCACGGTCGGACTCGGCGTCGGGCACGTCGCGATGTGGGTCGGCTGGGGGCTGACGCTCGCGCCGGCCTACTTCGCCGCCGCGGAGGCCGCAGGGGCGGCGATGTTCGCCGGCTGGCTCCTCGGGACTGCGCGCCTGCTGTCGGGCAGTCTCAGTCGTTCCGTGTCGCCAGCGCGGTAA
- a CDS encoding VOC family protein yields the protein MAGIVFFGTERLDRVVQFYLDEVDASVWIEQDGCTILRHGDFRFGFCERESADTCGTVTFYYDDRDAVDAMYDRLAHLARDPPRENEQYDIYQFFADDPEGRTVEFQTFLHPVSD from the coding sequence ATGGCCGGTATCGTCTTCTTCGGCACCGAGCGGCTCGACCGCGTCGTCCAGTTCTACCTCGACGAGGTGGACGCGAGCGTCTGGATCGAGCAGGACGGCTGTACGATCCTCCGACACGGCGACTTTCGCTTCGGCTTCTGCGAGCGCGAGTCCGCCGACACCTGCGGGACGGTCACGTTCTACTACGACGACCGCGACGCCGTCGACGCGATGTACGACCGCCTCGCCCACCTGGCGCGCGACCCGCCCCGCGAGAACGAACAGTACGACATCTATCAGTTCTTCGCGGACGACCCCGAGGGGCGGACCGTCGAGTTCCAGACGTTCCTCCATCCCGTGTCTGACTGA
- a CDS encoding MaoC family dehydratase yields the protein MSKHSQEAATPMSAMTSAWARMTGSFIKSAAAANTAAISAFDGEETGDTDEQDRGEPSIPSLDYEEADWTFERTVEHSEAITVGDTVRFSKDLDDEDVHDFARASGDTNRLHLDDEFAETTRFGGRIAHGTLVSGLISAALARLPGLTIYLSQDLEFTAPVSIGDRVTATVEVIEDLGENQYRLSTTVTDEDADRAAVEGEAVVLIDDLPEE from the coding sequence ATGAGCAAGCACTCCCAGGAGGCGGCGACGCCGATGTCGGCGATGACGAGCGCGTGGGCGCGGATGACCGGGTCGTTCATCAAGAGCGCGGCCGCCGCCAACACGGCGGCCATCTCGGCGTTCGACGGCGAGGAGACGGGAGACACCGACGAACAGGACCGAGGGGAGCCGTCGATCCCCTCGCTGGACTACGAGGAGGCCGACTGGACGTTCGAGCGCACCGTCGAGCACTCCGAGGCGATCACGGTCGGCGATACGGTACGCTTCTCCAAGGACCTGGACGACGAGGACGTCCACGATTTCGCCCGCGCGAGCGGCGACACGAACCGGCTCCATCTGGACGACGAGTTCGCCGAGACGACGCGGTTCGGCGGTCGGATCGCCCACGGGACGCTCGTCTCGGGGCTGATCAGCGCGGCGCTCGCGCGCCTGCCGGGGCTGACGATCTACCTCTCGCAGGACCTGGAGTTCACAGCACCGGTGTCCATCGGCGACCGCGTCACCGCGACGGTGGAGGTCATCGAGGACCTGGGCGAGAACCAGTATCGCCTGTCGACCACGGTGACCGACGAGGACGCCGACCGGGCCGCCGTCGAGGGCGAAGCGGTCGTGCTCATCGACGACCTCCCAGAGGAGTGA
- a CDS encoding AbrB/MazE/SpoVT family DNA-binding domain-containing protein, protein MTEDDDRGGMPWTPADFARQVQQASEDAVESQQELFEQFLSANAGGMDGMSSLGPMSMGTATFKTRVQSGGRISIPDAEREALDIQEGDIVQTVVVPVKRNRSDSDD, encoded by the coding sequence ATGACGGAGGACGACGACCGCGGCGGGATGCCGTGGACGCCAGCCGATTTCGCACGCCAGGTTCAGCAGGCCAGCGAGGACGCCGTCGAGTCCCAGCAGGAACTGTTCGAGCAGTTCCTCTCGGCCAACGCCGGCGGGATGGACGGGATGTCCAGCCTCGGCCCGATGAGCATGGGTACCGCGACGTTCAAGACCCGCGTGCAGAGCGGCGGCCGGATCAGCATCCCCGACGCGGAGCGCGAGGCCCTCGACATCCAGGAGGGCGACATCGTGCAGACCGTCGTCGTCCCCGTGAAACGCAACAGAAGTGATTCCGATGACTGA
- a CDS encoding poly(R)-hydroxyalkanoic acid synthase subunit PhaE, producing the protein MTDSYTPNATAEGWNQFVDQMNQQFMDAFEQNVEAQAEFVESWTETFESSVDDDEMTEGVKGYARAYEAWMDAAQRMVDRANDAAQGEDVEVEEFRDIWLNTANEAFKEAMSTTAFAAATGESVGEALDLRQQADEAAESTLHDLGFATEGDVVEIGERLVELERRQHAVEEKLDRILEELDE; encoded by the coding sequence ATGACAGACTCATACACACCCAACGCGACCGCAGAGGGCTGGAACCAGTTCGTCGACCAGATGAACCAGCAGTTCATGGACGCCTTCGAGCAGAACGTCGAGGCCCAGGCCGAGTTCGTCGAATCCTGGACCGAGACGTTCGAATCGAGCGTCGACGACGACGAGATGACCGAGGGCGTGAAAGGCTACGCCCGCGCCTACGAGGCGTGGATGGACGCGGCCCAGCGGATGGTCGACCGCGCCAACGACGCCGCCCAGGGCGAGGACGTGGAGGTCGAGGAGTTCCGCGATATCTGGCTCAACACCGCCAACGAGGCGTTCAAGGAGGCGATGAGCACGACTGCCTTCGCCGCCGCCACCGGCGAGTCCGTGGGCGAGGCGCTCGACCTCCGCCAGCAGGCCGACGAGGCCGCCGAGTCGACGCTCCACGACCTGGGCTTTGCCACCGAGGGTGACGTCGTCGAGATCGGCGAGCGACTGGTCGAGCTCGAACGGCGACAGCACGCCGTCGAGGAGAAGCTCGACCGGATCTTAGAGGAACTCGACGAATGA